A section of the Citrobacter farmeri genome encodes:
- the ydiK gene encoding AI-2E family transporter YdiK has translation MVNIHQPRDIAQVLLSVLFLAIMIVACLWIVQPFILGFAWAGTIVIATWPVLLRLQKLLWGRRSLAVLVMTLLLVLLFVIPIALLVNSIVDGSGPLIHAVTSGDMTLPDLAWLNSIPLVGAKLYAGWHNLLDMGGTAIMAKVRPYIGTTTTWFVGQAAHIGRFMMHCGLMLLFSALLYWRGETVALGIRHFAYRLAAKRGDAAMLLAAQAIRAVALGVVVTALVQAVLGGIGLAVSGVPYATLLSVVMILSCLVQLGPLPVLIPAIIWLYWTGDTTWGSVLLAWSCVVGTLDNVIRPMLIRMGADLPLILILSGVIGGLIAFGMIGLFIGPVLLAVSWRLFSAWVSEAPAPTSKPEELLEELNEIEGLKK, from the coding sequence ATGGTCAATATTCATCAGCCCAGGGATATCGCACAAGTGCTGCTGTCGGTGCTGTTTTTAGCCATCATGATTGTGGCGTGTCTCTGGATTGTTCAACCTTTTATTCTGGGCTTTGCCTGGGCCGGGACTATCGTCATCGCAACCTGGCCGGTTTTACTCCGCCTGCAAAAATTGCTCTGGGGCCGCCGTTCGCTGGCGGTTCTGGTGATGACCCTTTTATTAGTACTGCTGTTTGTGATCCCGATTGCGCTACTGGTTAACAGCATCGTTGATGGCAGTGGACCGCTGATTCACGCCGTTACGAGCGGCGACATGACGTTACCGGATCTGGCCTGGCTGAACAGCATTCCACTGGTCGGCGCGAAACTGTATGCCGGCTGGCATAACCTGCTGGATATGGGGGGCACGGCGATCATGGCGAAGGTGCGGCCGTACATCGGCACCACGACCACCTGGTTTGTTGGTCAGGCCGCTCACATTGGTCGCTTTATGATGCACTGTGGCCTGATGCTGCTATTCAGCGCCCTGCTGTACTGGCGTGGTGAGACGGTGGCGCTCGGTATTCGTCATTTTGCCTATCGTCTTGCCGCAAAACGTGGCGACGCGGCAATGCTGTTGGCCGCTCAGGCTATCCGTGCGGTGGCGCTGGGCGTGGTCGTCACTGCGCTGGTGCAGGCGGTGCTGGGTGGCATTGGTCTGGCCGTTTCCGGGGTACCGTACGCCACGCTCCTCTCCGTGGTGATGATTCTCTCCTGCCTGGTACAACTGGGGCCGTTACCGGTTCTCATTCCAGCCATTATCTGGCTTTACTGGACTGGCGATACCACCTGGGGAAGCGTGCTGCTGGCGTGGAGTTGCGTGGTAGGGACGCTGGATAACGTGATTCGCCCGATGCTGATCCGCATGGGTGCAGATTTGCCGTTGATTCTGATCCTCTCCGGCGTCATTGGCGGTCTGATTGCGTTTGGCATGATTGGTTTGTTTATTGGTCCGGTACTGCTGGCCGT